Genomic window (Planctomycetota bacterium):
TTCGCAAGCCGCTTGGCCATAGGGGCGACGCTACGCGGGGCCGGTTCGCACTCCAACCGGCCGCGTTCTTAAAACTGCGTCACGCTGACTTGGGAAGTTCCACCCACAGCAGGCCGTCGCGGTAGGTCGCACTCACGCCTTCCTGGTCGACGTCCGGCGGAAGCTCGACTTCGCGACAGAATGCGCCGTGGTCGAGCTCCATGCGGTGCACCTTCACCCGGCCGCCACCGGCCTGGGCGGCGACGGGCGAGCGTGGGACGGGGCGATTGCCGGAAACCACCAGCCTCGCCTGGCCCCTGCCGTCGTTGGCACGGACGGATACGTCGATGGTCGACTTCTCCACGCCAGCGAGGTCCACGCAGACGCGGTAGGCACGCTCGGCCTCATACAGGTTGACCGACGGTGCCCACGAGGGCTCCGGGCCGGCAAATCCGCAGAAGGCCTCCTGCAGCGGTTCGGATCGGCTGACAGGCCGGGCGAATTTCGAGAAGGGCGGGTCGCTGATCACGGGGCGTTGGCCAAGATACGGGAGCATCCGTGCCGGCGAAACGGCCGACTCAGGAGCAGGTGCCGCAGCGTATCAACTCAACGACCGCCGCGGAAGGCGAAGCCGCACAGGCGTCTTCCAACACCATGTACCGCCGATCGTCGCATGCGGTTCGCCCGCGATGTATCGGACCGGTCTCCAGCTGCCCTGGCGGGGGTGGTTCGTTGACATCAAAGGCCCACTTCCCGACACTGCGGACCCGCCTCTGCGGCGTGTCCTGCGCCGCCGAACCTGCTCGTGCCGCATTCGGCGGTGCCAGCGACACCCAAACGCCATGAACGCCCGCGCCCCGATCCGTTACGCCCTGGCCGCCGCTGTTGCCCTGGTGGCCGTCGGCGGATGCGACGACGACCCACAG
Coding sequences:
- a CDS encoding Hsp20/alpha crystallin family protein is translated as MISDPPFSKFARPVSRSEPLQEAFCGFAGPEPSWAPSVNLYEAERAYRVCVDLAGVEKSTIDVSVRANDGRGQARLVVSGNRPVPRSPVAAQAGGGRVKVHRMELDHGAFCREVELPPDVDQEGVSATYRDGLLWVELPKSA